Within the Sarcophilus harrisii chromosome 2, mSarHar1.11, whole genome shotgun sequence genome, the region cctaattTTCCTTTGCCCTGCTTGTCATCCATTTCCTATCTGTGTTCTGAGAACAGTCTCAATGCCGTCTTCAATGTACTGCTTCCATGGTTCACAGACACACAAAGTGTTTCTCTGGATTGTAAACGGATTCCTTAGCCTCAAACTGAAAGTTTGTATTATGTTAACAATAAaagtttctttctaattttaagcTCCAGAAGTTCagggtgggaggggaggggaattaggacatatagatatttaaagccaaaatataatttttggatGAATATGACCGAAGATGTACTGTTGGATgaaaactattttcctttttccctatcaATTTATTGCCTTTTCCTGGTGTTCATACATTTCCTACAATTGTTGATCTTACTTAGAGTAGGACCTTTTAAAAGTAGCTATCATAATATGTGGATACCTTCAACAAAAAAGTGAAGGGAGAGGCAAAATGTTTTtgtaagtaaaaatacaataaagggCATAAAAATGGGCACAGTTAAACTGGTAACAGACTGGCACAAAGCATTCTCTCCTACTAATACTGCTCCCCTTTCAGACTTCCCCAaaaactttaagattttttttgtttaataggtCCAGTAGAAATTAATTATCATAAGAAAATGTAGTCTGggacaattatttttaatttaaggagTTCCATAGATAACCCCCAATTATCCATTCTTGCAAATTCCCTGGGCAAACTATTATCAGCTAAAAAGAGACTATGTAGTTTTTcaagtaatatttcattttttaaaaatcctgattAAAATCATTTCATCTGCAAATTAAGCCCATTGTGTTCCATTTTGGATATGCTTGTTTCAAAGGAATAGAAATGTATTTTCCATATTGTTGATATTGGGGTGGTGCCAaccagagagggagaaaatatttcatttttacttccctATTTATACTTGGAAAAGAGGTGggtagcttaattttttttttttaaatgacaaactcCTAAGGGGACGGGGCGGGAAGGAGAGAGCAACTAGCCCATTTAATTTAATCCAGTTGCAGTTCAGTAGCTAACTCAAATATGGTTCAATGTTTAAATCTAAAGTTAAAGTTTTTGTTTCTAAGAACAGAATTTGGTTGGGGAGGGGGTCTCCCCCTGCCCCAATAACCTAGTTAACGATACAAAAAAAGACACCGTTCTGACAGTGTCCAAACTtttcaataaaagataaaatccTCCGCATTGACCACATTTCAGGAGAGAGAAAATCGTCTGAGACATTCAAGTAACAACACAAAGGTAGACCAAATCTTCAGGTAGTTCTAATCTACCTGCTGGGAACTCTCTTCTCCGTTTTCCGTTAACAAGTTAAAAAGAAGGAAGTTAAAACCCTGATGCGAAGGGCAGTTCACTCGCCTCTCGGAGtcgtttccttttgtttttaaatgctaCTGCAGTGTTGTTTCTCGCTGTCTGGAAGGACCAGCGCCTCGAAAACACTGAATGTCATCCTCAGTAGGGGAACAGGGTTCTTATTTCATCAGCTGGACTGAAGTGTGTGTGCTTAGTTTTTAAATATTAGGAACAAAACTAGCCTTTTCGGAGTAGTACTTTTATGAATAGAATTTGTCCTTCAATCTGCCCTTATACtggttttatattattttcagatGCTCTTCCTTCCCACCTGGATAACTAGTTAATTAGCAAATATTCCCATATTGAGGCCACTCTTTCCTTTCAATGCTAGTCAAGTTCTCGGTCCCAGTAAGAATCCAAGGTTTAATGCCGAGCCATTGAGGGGGCCCCGATAAAGATTTTGAGCAGTTGGGAATACATATATAACAATGCTCAGAGTTGGGAATCCAAGGGACAAATTGATCACCCGACCCAAGGACTGATTTCGGCTCCTACTAGCTTCAGTTTTTGCGTCTTcattattttaatggaaattaaAGACCTTTTATCCCATTTGACAGATTGGAGTGAGCCAATTGCCATTCTAGTTTGCCTtgggattggaaaagatcagcgAGGCTGGGTAGAAAATTCCGGTGGCCCACAGGGGCTCcagtgtgtacacacacacacacacacacacgcccttCAGACAACCCCAGTACAATCAGGTCAATCACGGAACAGCCAAGATGCAAAGCAGCTTGCTTTGTTAGGATGGGAATAGGGAGATGACAACCTTTTGTTCTGGATTCTGATACATTGAATTTAGCAGGGGCCAGGCTCAACACTACCATCCAAGAGATCCCAGTCTGGAGCTTCTCGTCCTAGACAGGCCTAGAAAAAGTAACCATTCCTGAGTCTAGAGAGAGTTTTCCTGGGTTTCGTTTAGGCTGCTGCGGGTGCTCTTGGTGCTAGATTAGCCCACATAAATTCTGTCCCCTTAAAATGAACCTTCTATGACCCTTTGTCAAGTGCCAAAGGCTATACCGCTCAATCACCTTGCAGCTCTAACCCGCCTGTCAGCAACTCTGTTCCGAGGGGAGTCCTAGTTACAAAAAACAGTCTCTATGAAGTTGTTGGAACCACGAAAGATGGGTGGCATGGAACATATGCAAAGgcttccttccccctactctcCTGCAGAGAAAACTTATCTATATCCTGCTCTCACTCCATCTGTTGCTCAATTTTTCGCCTCTAAGCTTAACGGACTAAGGCTGGCACTCGGGGGAGCTGGCTCCAGCGGAGGAGCCTGCTGGCTCACAGGATCAGAAGGTGAATCGTTATACATTTCCCTTCCTGTCGTAGTCCAGCACGGGTCACAGCGGAAGGGCTTAATCCATTGCCCCAAACCTTGGGTGCTGAAAGCATCTGGAAGAACCCAACTTCATCACCACACTACAATCAGATTGCCGGAGATGTACGGACACAGAAAGGTTCTAGGCACAGTTCTCCAGCCTAGAGAGTAATTTCCAATATTCTTTCAGGGAAGCTGGTGTGTGTGGTGGGTGTCGAAGTCGATCTCCACTCCTCGCTTCAGAAAACCCTCCGAGGACACTAGGGAAGACCAGGGACAGGGAAACCCAAGAGTAAGAAGTTGGAGAGCCATAATTCTCCGGAACCCCCATAGCTCCTTTCCCTGCCACTGAGGCCGCCGTTCGGAAACAGAGGCTGCGTTGGATCAGAGGGACTTAGAAAGCAGGTGGTGCTCGACTTGCTCAGCCACCTCATCTAGTCCGGGGCCTCCTTGGGCTCTGGATTCTGTGCAGGCGTTGTGGAAGTACAGAGACCTGCCGGCCTGCCACATTTTtaaatatgatggtatacatctGTAACCCCAACCTCAGGTCGGAGGCCACAGGCAGCACCAAAGATCCCACAGCCGGGAAATAAAAACTAGTCGGAGTGAGCTCCTCCGCTTAAAGTTTGAGAAGGTCAACGCGACGTGACCTTTTCTTCACTCAGATCCCAAGGCGAGTCGGGCTCAGTAAGCGCTAGCTTTTGTGGCACATGCACTCCTCTCTCGAATTTTTGGAGACTTGGGAAAGGGTATGGCTATGGATTTCTTTTTCGTTGAACTCTCCATACACACGCGTCTCAGAACAGTCTCTAGGTGTTTAGCTTCCgactcaaaataaaacaaacaaacaaaaaacccgaACTGAAAGGATCCCTTTGATAAACTATGGTTAAGACCGGTGGTACTCAGCCCCTCAGAATTCTCCCCACTCTGAATAGGGTTGCTATAACAGAACTCCCGTTATCTACAACACATTGTCGGGAACTTGAGGATATGTCTATAATGTCCCTTTATCCCAAGTATCAGAAACCTTAGTTCTAAATCAAATATTAAAGCCAGAGTTCAGAGagctaaatgctttttaaaactttcagaaAATGGTCAAGTTtcctccccccaccttctcccttctttcttatttcGCTTGGCAGAGCCTCTAAGGTACTTTCCCCCTAAGAATACTTTATTAATGATGAgcctttattcattaatttaaccACCATCATTAAGTCTATAAACGGAACtagaaaagtaatttgaaaataagtttAAGCATCCAGGAGTgcggaaaaaaagagaatgaaatcacTCTTCGAAGTTTTTAAACGCCCCCTTCCCGAATTTTCCCTTGAAGAAAAAAGCACTTGGTCTAAAGGAACTGAGCTCTTGGAAATAattgaagagaaaacaaaagccaTCTCCAGCATTCTCACCTTCTTTCCCATCCTGTCACCGGGCAGAGCTGGGAGGATCTGTGCAACTTCTTTTAAAACACATCTGGAATATGCTTGCGCTGCACTCGAGAGCCAGGGATTTTTACAGAGAGTTTATGGCTGTGATAGAAAATTGCTCTTTTAACGACTTTACAAGCAGTAATCACGGGGCTTTTTTACAGTACCAGGGCAGCTCTACTGCTTTACAAATTGCCTGGCATTTCCAAGACTCACCAACTGAGGGAGCAGAAGATGAGCATTTAAGCTTCCTCCTTTTGTGAAGAAAGTCACAGGGAGCATCTCCGCTATTAAAAATTATATCGaactgagctggaaaaaaaaaaagtggaggaagtaggagaggaaagggagaggagagggcatatgaaaaaattaaagtaattggTCTTTCCTTATTTTCGAGGGAGATTTCCGCGATGTTCTTTGAAGTTAGTCTGGGTCATTTAAAGCTATCTTTGTGCTGGgtatttgttttgtgtgtgtggtgggaGGTGAATGTAAAGAATGTACCGAGATCCCCTTGTGAGAGTCCCTCCTGCAGAGGGTGGCATTTCTCCGTGGCCCAAGACCTGGAGAATAAACACCCTAGTGACTTAAATAAACAGTGACTTAATGATCCAAAACGCCAACAAGGGATATTGGGACCAGGAGCTCCCGGCCCAAATGAACTTCTCTGAACAAATTATGGGTCTGTGATAAAGAAATTGTTCCATAgttaaaagttattataataacagACTCTTTAAGActctttcctcacctataaataaatcattttccgCTTCCAAAGAACTAGTTAGAATAAGAagctttcattttccatttccccaaaatcataggattatggatttagagctggaaataaTCTTAAAGTTCATCTACTCTCAtccctttattttagagatgaaagataTAGAGAGGTCAAGTGAGGGGCCCCAAATGACACAATTAAGAGACCGGCAGTCTAGAGTttaaacccaggttctctgactaccaatcagcattctttccactcaTCATGCTGCTACTCCCTAGAATTGCCCTCAAAGATGGAGGAGAAAGTCAGCATACAAAATGAATATGTAAATGGCCTTGCTTATGGAAGGGGAGGAGATGTCAAGATTATGAAACAGTCAAGAATAAATAGGCTGTCCTTGGGGAGCTATATTTTACGAATCAAGAACCAGCCAATTCAGTAATCTtgagaataattttaataaataatgccACTCACTAAAATTTAAAGCTTAGTATACTGTgattttcccccaaataaaaataatctatagCAAGTGTACAGAGCTTTTTGTTCAATCAGCTTGCACACTATTCCTAATAAATTCATTAGGTTACTCACACTGATTTCCTAATTTTGTATGataaattttattactttcagTCTTGCCAACAGATCTTGTTGACACAGAGTGGCTTCATTAACACAAAAATTCTTAAGACGAGCACTTCTGAagcattatttcaaaatattttcaaaagactATCCAAAAAAGCTGTTTACTCTTTTTCTGTCATAAGACAAGGGTTCCTACAACTGCTTCAGATAATCACTTTCAAAGTGCTCTACAATCCAAGCCATCAGgagtaagaaaagcaaaaattttatatttaaaattaggaTGACAGCAACACAGAAATTCACCCTGGAAAAAGAGAGTCATACTCCTGATGCTCTGCCATGTTTTAATTTAGGTTGTTTTACTTACAATAGAAAAGAACCCTGAAAAACACATGCCATTTTGGGTAACAAATACCAGGTCACCAGATTTATGGGAATACTTTTGCAAGCTAAAAACTAGGAATAGGAGAAATACTTAGCAGGAGTATACTACTGGATATGAAAGCATTGAGGTCATAAGAAGAAACATCCAGGAAACTGATACTTCACATTGATGCATTTCAAAAgtccatcaaaaaagaaaaccaacaaccTCCCCCTGCAAAATCCCTGTGAATCCAACAAAAATGCAATGGTCACTTTCTATTTCCAACTGCCTTATATATGTGCATTAAGACATTAGGCACTTgattttctaatacttttttttattttaaactaagtTGAAATCATTTAACACTAGATATGAAAAAATGTAAACTTAAtttcctccctcaaaaaaaagtttttgagcaTTTTCCCCCTATTCAGCTTAAGAATTCAACCAAATTTCCCCAATGGTAGAGACTCTTGTCTGTATCagacttctctttttcctctctcctttaacaatgaattataaataaattaaagaatcgATATCCAACTAGTTTGTAttcctgtaattttcttttttaaaacttaatttaagATGGTGGAATCAGTAGCATTGACTGGTAGGTTCTTGAAGTTTTGTTAATTTGGGGATTTGCACTTAGGGACAGAGGGGTAAAGGTAAAAGTAGTAAGAATTAGGGAGGAGAGATCATTTCTTGAGAACAGTGTTGTTTCTGTTGCCCTTTTAAAAAAGGGTATTTGTGAAAGTTCATGTTTCCTTGATGGATAAAGTTCACCAGATTTGCGCTGCAAAATTGTTCCTGTTCTATATTTACAAATGTCTCTAGATGTTGATCAGTGGGTACTTCAACTAGTTCTCCATGGACCAGAAATACTTTTGCTTTAGGAGCCTAAATCCACCAGGCTAGAGGTGAGGGGTCCAAGCAGGGAGTCCTGGAGCTGATGCTGGTGCCCTTGGAGGCTGTGGGCCGTTTGAGAGGCAGTTAAGCCGGTCAACGAGTAGTTTGAGCTTCTGGCATGGCTCAGGTTGCCTTGGAGTAGGAGGACTGAGTTCTGATCTGGACTTTGGGGAGGTGAGAATTCCTCTTCTGAACTGGACATGAGTGGTTTGCCCCCATCTAGGGGTGAGAGTTGATTCTGCTTGTTGGAGGATGTGTTATTGTTTTCCGTGTTCtctctgagaaaaagaaaacaacagcatATGGTTAGAttgaaagatagaagaaagaaaagaatgaaaaaacaaggaggaaccagaaaagaaaagggaaatcagaaagaaaagcaaaaggaaaagcaTAATTGCACAAAGGAAGTCTTCCTTCACTTACCTCTTATCAGAGGTTATGAAAGAAACTAGACTCAGGCATGTAAGAAAAATATGATCCCCTTCTTACACCTCTTGCTCCCCAAATCTTgcagatttcagaaagaaaatatttgtggatattttaaaaatactttaaaactatattacagaCTGATCTTCTGAAATAAATGCTCACTGGTACCatatttaaataatgctttacCTAAAATATTCCAGTCAGTCCaaaattagaaggggaaaaaaagaaaatcatagaaaccCGAGCCcaagaaatgtttgttggttgTCAGATACCCATTTTCCATATAAGAAAAGAGATATAgatattattaaatatctacttttaATATTTGGCTGGCGATTGTCATCAAAAGGGACAAATCACGGGAAAGTAGTGCCCAAGGCAGTGCAGTGACCTGAGTAAACACAGGGACCCAAGCCAGTATTTCTGATTTCATCAGGGAGTGGGCCCTGCGGCCTGATTTAGAGGATTTTGTAACTGCAGCCTAACTGGAATAGCAGATTTTTTTGTCCCCATGCCATCTCCTTCACGCCCTACTAGaaaattcccattttcttctccttcttcatccCTCATAAAATACAGAGAGGTCATGTCAAGAAGTCCTCCCTAAAATTCAAGTACTGTGTGACTGCATGAGGAGTGTGATGGGTGGACCTGTCCCAAGTCCTCTTTAAGTTCACTATTTTACTGTTCCCTCTCACTTCCGCCTTTCtgaagtacacacacacacactacacacacacacacacacaatttaattcctccctttctcgttccttccttttcctccttcttcaagATCTGCTGAGCTCTTCCAACTGAATTTATATTGCTACGACACTTTCATCCCGCACCAAAATAAACGGAGTATTGATATCGAGAcaggaaaatgaacaaaagaaaaataatcagtgttctggcttcaaaaaaaaaaaaaaaaatacaaaacctgAAGATTCACTAAACTCTGTGTCCCTGATGGGAGTTGTTCCGGCTGCTTCCCAGTTCTGAATCTCAGCTCGAAACTCCAAAAAGAAGATGAGGGGGAAAGGTCGGGGGATGGGAAGCGTTGGCTGTGGGCAGCTGGGGGAAGACCATAAAAAACCCATTTCTAATCTCTAGGGGCGAACAAGGAGTGGGGCTGTTGAACTCCTAGTCTCCGGCTGGCGGTGCTCACAGATACACAGCTTTCTTGGCTGTGGAAGTGCGCAAGGATGCAGCTTTGTTTCAGGGGTTGTGATTCGAGTCAATAAAGTCGTCTCCGACTTTCCACATAGCTCTCTCAGGATTttgttttaaagctccaccctcccACAGCTAGAAATTTACAAGTGTGATGTGAAACCGCCCGacctttctccccccaaaaaaacttacTGGGAGAGTGAAACGGGTCGTCTTAAAGGGATGGAGTGAGAGTGAAGACATAAGGATCCAAAAAGTCAGCCACATTcaacaaggaaggaaagaggaaaaggtggtACCAGGGACCCTGCCACTCAGTAAGACACCCCCTCCCATATCTCTGGCTCTCTCCTgagatcctgaaaaaaaaaagtacactcccctcctatttctctctcctctcttcccgtcccttcccttcatttcttttccctttccttctcgagtcttcttcctctcccagacACACTCCAGCCACTCATTCGCTAGGGAGTGAAAGGAGAGTGGGTCAGGGGTGAGAGAAACAAACCAGCCACAAATAATTCCTGAGACTCACACCCACTTAACACAATCTTGCAGAGGAACAACTAAAATTAGTTTCTCTCCTTCTTGACTGCGCGACAGGCTAAATTCAAgttcatgaactttttttttttctctcagttcaGTATATGCAGTTCCTGACCGCAATACTTTGACAAAGGATGAGGGTGTAAGGGTAGGGATGGGGACTTGGAGGGGGAGAGGGTTGCAGAGGGCAGAAGGGTTAAGAGACCAAAAAGAAACTCCCTATGTACCTTTCCTTGGCTTCCGCTGCTCTGTCCCTTTGCCTCCGGTTTTTAAACCAATTGCTGACCTGAGTAGTGGTCAGCCCAGTAGCCTCAGCAAGCTCGCGCTTCTCTCGGGGTGAGGGATAAGGGTTGTGTGCGTACCACTCCCGCAGCACACCTCGAGACTTTTCTTTGAAGCAATAGCTCGTCTCTTCCCCGTCCCAGATGGTCCTCGGCAGAGGGAATTTTCGGCGGACCCGGTACTTCCCCACTGCCCCGAGGGGTCGGCCCCTCAGCTTCTCTGCTTCCACGTAGTGAGCCTTCAGCCACAGCTGCTGCAGCTTCGGATGATTGTGGGGAGAGAACTGGTGGCTCTCCAAAATTTTGTAGAGCTCACGGAAATTGCCCCGGTGGAAGGCGACCACGGCCTTGGCCTTGAGGACGCTCTCGTTCTTGTGCAGATGATCGCAAGCAGGAAGGGACCAGAGAAACCTTCCTAATCGCTCCAGGTTCCCCCCTTGCTGGAGAACCTCGCAAACGCAGGCCACTTGCTCCTGGGTGAAGCCAAAAGACGGCAGCATAGACATGGCTGGCGCTTGGCCCGAGTGATCAATCTGGGGCACAGTGGAGAGCGAGACGGAAAAATGGGGGGGCGCTACCAGAGCTAGAGatagggggtggaggggaggttTCCGACCCCCTCCTTCTTCTAGacgtcttctttctttctcagttgcAGACGTTGGGGTGTAGGGGGAGCTGAGCTGAGAAGTTTTGAGCGCAAAGGAAGAAGGATAggcaaggagaaggaggaggaagaggagggagagaaggtggggtgggtgggtgggagcGCCGGGCACTGAGCCGCCGGCGCGGAGCAGCCTCCCCGGCCTCTCTCCGGGTGGATGCTGATTGTTGCTGGGGAACTTGGTTTCTGTTCTCCCTGCAACCAGCCTTAAAGCGCGGAGCGGACAGGACGCGCTGATTGGCTGCCTGTGGCGCCTATCCCAATCTAGCCAGCCTCACAGCTCGGCCAGGCAAGGCAGGGGTGCTGGGAGGCCGAGCCTCCTCTGCAGGGAGAGAGGCCGGGAGTGGGGGgtaggaaaagaggagagggggaggaggaggaagtggagaaagaggaggagggaagaagaggaagagagggggaagaagaggaggagagagagaatggaaaaaagagaggagggagagggaggaaggagagaggtatGGGAAGGAGGGCACGAGAGTGAGACTGTCTCTCTGGCTtagggggcgggggcgggggacACTTCAGGACCCTGCAACTTGAGCCCCTTCTCAAGTGTCACCTAAGGGGAACCAGGCTCATCTCTGTACAAATCAATTATTACAGACCTTTTaaaccccctcctcccccccatctcCCTTGTCCCTTCTAGACCTGCCCTTTTCCCGGTGAGCTCATATTTAATTACCTTAACGTTGGGATGAATAAATAATGGTTTGATGAATAGCTTATGGAGAAACGATAAATAATACAAGAGAAGAACCATAACTTCGTGCTGCTGATGGTGCCGCAGCTTCCCTCTTGGGCCTTTATGTATGGCCTGCGCTAAGCCTGTCCCTCTACCCCACTACTCACTCTGGAGACTTCAGCCACGAAACACTTCTTCTGCTTTAGAGGgtagaagaaatttaattttggaaTAGATAAATGTTGTGTTCAGAGAAGAAGAGTTAGTTAAAGATGGGGGTGGGGCGACCGGGGTTAATTTCTGACTGGGTTTATCCCTAGGTGGCTTAGGTTGACCCTTAGCGACTCAATGTTCTTATTTGCTCACTGAATCTTACTAATAGCTTCCTACCAAAGAATGATGAGAAACTTATTTAGTTGATGCTAAACAAAAATGATTTGGCGATCTCAGATGAAAGGCACTAGAGGGGcgtaaattaaataaaactgtACCCATCTCCAATAACCCGTCCGGTTGTAATATAATCCTTGCCCAGCTATGCAAAGGACACTACTCTCAAAACTAGAACGGTAGCGGCTCCAGGAAGATTAAAAATGGAGTGGTATATGTATGTGGTGTGTGTCTGTAGACTGTAATGCTAGCTTGTTTTACTGCTAGTGGAATGAAAGGCGTTCTGCAATTTAAAATCCCATCCATTGCTTTTTTCTTGTAGGTGTGGGGAATGTTTGTACAAATTGCAAAAACGAAACTGTAATTATCTTAATCCTCATTTGCACACCTTGCgctaaagcaattattaaaaagattttgaaaacaaTTAGCCT harbors:
- the SIX1 gene encoding homeobox protein SIX1; its protein translation is MSMLPSFGFTQEQVACVCEVLQQGGNLERLGRFLWSLPACDHLHKNESVLKAKAVVAFHRGNFRELYKILESHQFSPHNHPKLQQLWLKAHYVEAEKLRGRPLGAVGKYRVRRKFPLPRTIWDGEETSYCFKEKSRGVLREWYAHNPYPSPREKRELAEATGLTTTQVSNWFKNRRQRDRAAEAKERENTENNNTSSNKQNQLSPLDGGKPLMSSSEEEFSPPQSPDQNSVLLLQGNLSHARSSNYSLTGLTASQTAHSLQGHQHQLQDSLLGPLTSSLVDLGS